A genomic segment from Yimella sp. cx-51 encodes:
- the dapF gene encoding diaminopimelate epimerase codes for MAIVTTIKFSKGHGTQNDFVVVPDLDGSLDLTPQDVVYLADRRAGIGGDGVIRVAPIAAAPDEVRAQAPEAQWFMDYRNSDGSIGEMCGNGSRVFARYLVEHGLVSDETFEIATRAGQKRITTVPGGFATDLGPWRLSRETEAQERGMDSVVQVHGAPDPLPALSLDTGVPHTVVALPPSIDLSQLNLTSAPHVDPHPPHGTNVDFVRAIEHGHIAMRVHERGAGETLSCGTGAAAAALATWWWGGQPADQLDWRVDLPGGTLGVIISADRVALSGPAVLVAHGEAELPPQ; via the coding sequence ATGGCCATCGTGACCACGATCAAGTTCAGCAAGGGCCACGGCACCCAGAACGACTTCGTTGTCGTGCCCGACCTCGACGGCAGCCTCGACCTCACCCCGCAGGACGTCGTCTACCTCGCCGACCGCAGGGCCGGTATCGGTGGTGACGGAGTCATCCGCGTGGCGCCGATCGCTGCGGCGCCGGACGAAGTGCGCGCGCAGGCACCCGAGGCGCAGTGGTTCATGGACTACCGCAACAGCGATGGTTCCATCGGCGAGATGTGCGGCAACGGCTCGCGCGTCTTCGCCCGATACCTCGTCGAGCACGGTCTGGTGAGCGATGAGACCTTCGAGATCGCGACCCGCGCCGGGCAGAAGCGGATCACCACGGTGCCGGGGGGTTTCGCCACCGACCTCGGACCATGGCGCCTTTCGCGGGAGACCGAGGCGCAGGAGCGCGGCATGGATTCGGTGGTGCAGGTGCACGGCGCGCCCGACCCACTTCCGGCGCTCAGCCTGGACACCGGCGTTCCGCACACCGTGGTTGCGCTGCCGCCGAGCATCGACCTGAGCCAGTTGAACCTCACGTCCGCTCCGCATGTCGATCCACACCCACCGCACGGCACCAATGTCGACTTCGTGCGCGCGATCGAACACGGCCACATCGCGATGCGAGTACACGAACGTGGTGCCGGCGAGACACTGAGCTGTGGCACCGGCGCTGCTGCAGCAGCGTTGGCGACGTGGTGGTGGGGCGGGCAGCCTGCCGATCAGCTCGACTGGCGGGTCGACCTGCCCGGAGGAACGCTCGGCGTCATCATCTCCGCTGACCGGGTCGCGTTGTCCGGACCTGCAGTGCTTGTCGCACACGGCGAGGCCGAACTGCCGCCTCAGTAG
- a CDS encoding acylphosphatase yields the protein MLRAVEVRITGRVQGVFFRASCAEYARQLGVRGWVRNEPDGSVLAHFEGGWTSIEEILEWCRKGPRRADVEDVEVSKVAPIGAEGFDVDRH from the coding sequence ATGTTGCGAGCGGTCGAGGTGCGCATCACCGGGCGAGTGCAGGGAGTCTTCTTCCGTGCGTCCTGCGCCGAGTACGCGCGGCAGTTGGGAGTGCGGGGCTGGGTGCGCAACGAGCCGGACGGTTCGGTGCTGGCCCACTTCGAGGGGGGCTGGACCTCCATCGAAGAAATCCTGGAATGGTGCCGCAAGGGGCCGCGGCGCGCTGACGTGGAAGACGTCGAAGTCAGCAAGGTCGCGCCCATCGGAGCCGAAGGCTTCGACGTCGACCGGCACTGA
- a CDS encoding class I SAM-dependent methyltransferase, protein MTSHDHYFSAEPASADERRTINVPLAGVTRAVQVAPGIFSPDRIDQGTSVLLQNAPQPPAEGTFLDLGCGWGPIALSLALHSPNATVYAVDVNERALDLARVNAESLVLKGVHVSAAQEVPADARFDLIWSNPPIRVGKAILHDLMRTWLPRLTDGGAAYLVVQKNLGSDSLQKWITENLDGLAAERFTSVRGFRILKVTRDY, encoded by the coding sequence ATGACATCGCACGATCACTATTTCTCCGCCGAGCCGGCCAGTGCCGACGAACGGCGCACGATCAACGTGCCGCTGGCCGGGGTGACGCGTGCCGTGCAGGTGGCTCCGGGCATCTTCTCCCCCGACCGCATCGACCAGGGCACCTCGGTGTTGCTGCAAAACGCTCCCCAACCTCCGGCAGAGGGCACCTTCCTCGACCTCGGGTGCGGCTGGGGGCCCATCGCACTCTCCCTGGCACTGCACTCGCCGAACGCGACGGTGTACGCCGTCGACGTCAACGAGCGCGCTCTCGATCTTGCTCGTGTCAACGCAGAGTCCTTGGTCCTCAAGGGAGTTCACGTGTCCGCTGCTCAGGAAGTGCCGGCGGACGCTCGCTTCGACCTGATCTGGTCGAACCCCCCGATCCGCGTGGGCAAAGCCATTTTGCACGACCTGATGCGTACGTGGTTGCCCAGGCTCACCGATGGCGGCGCCGCTTATCTGGTGGTGCAGAAGAACCTCGGCTCCGACTCGTTGCAGAAGTGGATCACCGAGAATCTTGACGGCCTGGCCGCCGAGCGCTTCACGAGTGTTCGGGGCTTCCGCATCCTGAAGGTGACGCGCGACTACTGA
- the miaA gene encoding tRNA (adenosine(37)-N6)-dimethylallyltransferase MiaA, whose product MTSWPVVAVVGPTASGKSDLGIELAGRLGGEIINADASQLYRGMDIGTAKVPQPERAGIPHRQIDVLDITDEASVAAYQQHSRSDIESVTGRGGVPILVGGTGLYVRAALDVLDIPPTDPQVRVRLEQRAAQQGIHVLYAELAQQDPAAAAKILPSNERRVIRALEVIELTGRPFSASMPKREFVRDTVMLGLDADRSVLDERIDRRTRQMWDDGLEEEVRSLEGLGLRDGRTASRAIGYSQVLRHLDGELTQEAAIEQTAQATKRLARRQFSWFRPDPRITWLPHDAPDLIDRALQVVRAATDTTASQRPPQAEWPS is encoded by the coding sequence ATGACCTCGTGGCCGGTGGTTGCCGTGGTCGGCCCGACGGCCAGCGGGAAGTCGGATCTCGGTATCGAACTGGCGGGGCGGCTGGGCGGAGAGATCATCAATGCCGACGCCTCCCAGCTCTATCGCGGCATGGACATCGGCACCGCGAAGGTGCCGCAGCCCGAGCGAGCCGGGATTCCGCACCGCCAGATCGATGTGCTCGACATCACCGACGAAGCGAGTGTTGCTGCCTACCAACAGCATTCACGCTCCGACATCGAATCCGTAACAGGCCGAGGCGGGGTGCCCATCCTGGTCGGCGGCACCGGCTTGTACGTGCGAGCCGCACTCGACGTGCTCGACATACCTCCCACCGATCCGCAGGTGCGCGTCAGGCTCGAGCAACGAGCCGCGCAGCAAGGCATCCACGTGTTGTATGCAGAACTGGCACAACAAGATCCGGCTGCGGCCGCGAAGATCTTGCCCAGCAACGAGCGACGGGTGATTCGCGCGCTTGAAGTGATCGAGTTGACCGGACGCCCCTTCAGCGCGAGCATGCCTAAGCGCGAATTTGTCCGTGACACAGTCATGCTCGGCCTCGATGCAGATCGGTCTGTGCTGGACGAGCGGATCGACCGGCGCACCCGGCAGATGTGGGACGACGGGCTCGAGGAGGAGGTGCGCAGCCTGGAGGGTCTCGGCCTGCGTGATGGACGCACCGCCTCGCGGGCCATCGGTTACTCCCAGGTGCTGCGCCACCTGGACGGCGAGCTGACGCAGGAGGCGGCGATCGAGCAGACCGCTCAGGCCACCAAGCGCTTGGCACGCAGACAGTTCTCGTGGTTCCGGCCCGATCCACGGATCACCTGGTTGCCGCATGACGCACCGGATCTCATCGATCGTGCCCTGCAGGTGGTGCGCGCTGCGACGGACACCACTGCGTCGCAGCGACCACCGCAGGCAGAATGGCCATCGTGA